Within Butyrivibrio fibrisolvens, the genomic segment ACTTGAAAAAAAGTGCAAGCCTGTCAGAGAGATGACAGATTCAATACAGGAACTTATCGATGATATGTTCGAAACAATGTATGAAGCAAACGGTGTCGGACTTGCAGCTCCTCAGGTTGGTATTCTTAAAAGAATCATGGTCATCGACTGCACAGGTGAAGACCCATTTGTATTTATCAATCCTGAAATACTTGAGACAAGCGGAGAGCAGACCGGATACGAGGGATGCCTTTCAATCCCGGGTAAGAGCGGCGTTGTGACAAGACCTAATTATGTAAGAGTTAAAGCTCTTGACCGTGACATGAACGAGTTCGAGCTTGAAGCAGAAGAGCTCTTTGCACGTGCAATATGCCATGAATGTGAACACCTTGATGGACATATGTATGTAGAAAAGGTTGCCGGCGGAGTAGAAGGACTTGTAGATAACGAAGAACTTTATAAGGACGAAAACTAATGAAAATAGTATATATGGGAACTCCTGATTTTGCTGCATATGCACTTAAAAAGCTCTATGAAGCAGGACAGGAAATAAAATGTGTTGTCACACAACCTGACAAACCAAAAGGAAGAAGCGGTAAGCTCGTATGCTCTCCTGTTAAGGAATTTGCTCTTGAAAAAAATCTTCCGGTATATCAGCCAGAAAAGATAAAGGCAGCAGATAGTGTTGCATATCTTAAAAATATAGAGGCAGATCTGTATGTAGTAGCAGCTTTTGGACAGATACTGTCTCAGGAGGTTCTTGATATTCCAAGGTTTGGATGTGTTAATATACATGCATCACTCCTTCCTAAGTACAGAGGAGCAGCTCCTATTCAACAGGCACTTCTTGATGGCAACAAAGAGACCGGTGTAACACTCATGCAGATGAATGCAGGGATGGATACAGGTGATATCCTCATGCAGGAAAGTCTTGAGATCACTGATGAGGATACAGCAGGTACTCTTTTTGACAAGCTTATGGAACTTGGCGGCGATATGATAGTAAGAGCTGTTCCCAAGATAGAAAAAGGCGAACTTACACCTGTGCCTCAGGATAATGATAAGGCAACCAAAGTTGGTAAGTTTACAAAAGAGATGGGACTGATTGACTGGACCAGGGATGCAGCATATATAGACAGACTTATAAGAACTATGGATCCATGGCCAAGTGCGTATACACATATGGGAGATAAGACTCTTAAGATCTGGAAGGCAAGACCTGTTGATAAGACATCTGATGCAAAGGCCGGCGAAGTATTTGAAGTATCCAAAAATACATTTATGGTAGCAACAGGCAAAGGAAGTCTTGAAGTTCATGAAGTTCAGCTTGAAGGCAAAAAGCGTATGCCGGCAGGTGATTTCATGAGAGGAAGCCATCTGGAAGCAGGCCAGCTTTTTAATTGATAGAAGATAATAAGTCAGCATAAAAAATAAAAGACTTAAGATTAAATCTTTACATGATAATATGACTCGTGACCGTAGATATAGAGTCATAAGGAGGTATTATAATGGGTTATTATTATTTTGACTGGACATATATTCTTGTAATCGCCGGAGCGCTTCTAAGTCTTCTGGCAAGCTGGAATGTAAAATCGTCATACAACAGATATGCAAGGATTGCTAATATGCGAGGACTCACAGGCGCAGAAGCAGCAAGACGCATCCTGGAAGCCAACAATGTGATGAACGTTCAGGTACAGCATGTAAGAGGAGAACTTACAGACCATTATGATCCGAGAACACAGACAGTTAACCTTTCTGATTCTGTCTACAATTCTACATCTGTTGCGGCGCTTGGCGTAGCAGCACATGAGTGCGGACATGTAATGCAGCATGAGACAGGATATGTTCCGCTTCAGATCCGAACAGCTCTGGTACCGGCTGCCAACATCGGATCAAGATTTGGTATATATATTGTAATACTTGGACTTATACTTGCATTTGAGCCGTTAACAACTATAGGAATCTGGGTATTCTCACTTGCAGTTTTATTCCAGATAGTAACACTTCCTGTAGAATTCGACGCATCAAGAAGAGCACTTTCAATGCTTGAAGGCTACGGAATGATGGGACAGGAAGAAGTTGGCGGAGCAAGGAAAGTACTCACCGCAGCAGCTCTTACATATGTTGCAGCAGCCGCTGCATCTGTGATGAGTCTTGTTAGACTCCTTATACTTAGAGACAACAGAAGAAGATAATGATTAGTGAAAGAGAAATAGCACTTGATATAATAATGGAAACAGATAAGGGAGATGCATCGCACTCCCTTATTCGTGATGTTCTGGGAAAATATGACTATCTGGAGCCCAGGCAGAAAGCTTTTATCAAAAAGCTGGCCCAGGGAAGTCTTGAACGTCGTATAACACTTGATTATATAACAGATAGCTTTGCAAGTGTCAAAACTGCAAAGCAAAAGCCACTCATAAGAAGTCTTCTTAGGATGAGTGTGTATCAGATTTTCTATATGGATCAGGTTCCTGACAGCGCTGCGATCAACGAAGCAGTTAATCTGGCAGGCAAAAGAGGATTTAAGAATCTCAAGGGATTTGTAAATGGTGTTCTTAGAAATATCTCAAGGCAGAAGGATAAGATAACCTTTCCTGCGCCTTCAAAAAAGGATAAAAAAAGTCAGATCACCAGCCTTTCTGTAACCTATTCCATGCCAGAGTTTATATGTGATCTTTTCCTTAAAAATTATGGATACGATCAGACAGAAGACATTCTTAAAGCTTTTTTAAATCCGCGTCCTGTAACCATCAGGATGGACGAGAGACTGTCCAAGGAGGAAATGAAAAGACTTGCAGACTCTATGATAGAGGAATCCGGAGACAATTTTGCTATCAAGCAGCATGAACTTCTGCCATATGCATATGAGCTGACACACACAGATAATATCCAGTATCTGCCAGGTTATGAAGAAGGCAACTGGATGGTTCAGGACGTTAGCTCGATGCTTGTAAGTGAAGTTGCAGGCCTTAAAAAAGGAGATGTCGTAATAGATGTGTGCAGTGCTCCCGGAGGTAAAGCCTTGCATGCTGCAGCTAAGCTTGCAGCATTGGAAAAAAACGCTGAGCCCTGTGACGAAAAACCTCATGTCTATTCCCGGGATCTTACTGGCTTTAAGACAAGAATAATCGAGGAAAATGTTGATAGAATGGGGCTTTCTGATATCGTGACTGTTGAAGTTCATGATGCTTTGGAACATGATGAAGCTTTTGAAAATAAAGCTGACGTTCTGTACTGCGATCTGCCATGTTCAGGTCTTGGAATTATAGGAAGAAAGGCCGATATAAAGTATGGAGCATCCCAAAAGTCACTTAAATCGCTCTCTTGTTTACAGCAAAAGATCCTTGAAAATGTCTGGAATTATGTAAAACCGGGCGGAATCATGATGTATTCGACCTGTACTATCAACCCTTATGAGAATGAGAAGATGGTTGATTATATCTGTGAGAATC encodes:
- the def gene encoding peptide deformylase, which codes for MAIRQIREFGDDVLEKKCKPVREMTDSIQELIDDMFETMYEANGVGLAAPQVGILKRIMVIDCTGEDPFVFINPEILETSGEQTGYEGCLSIPGKSGVVTRPNYVRVKALDRDMNEFELEAEELFARAICHECEHLDGHMYVEKVAGGVEGLVDNEELYKDEN
- the fmt gene encoding methionyl-tRNA formyltransferase, with protein sequence MKIVYMGTPDFAAYALKKLYEAGQEIKCVVTQPDKPKGRSGKLVCSPVKEFALEKNLPVYQPEKIKAADSVAYLKNIEADLYVVAAFGQILSQEVLDIPRFGCVNIHASLLPKYRGAAPIQQALLDGNKETGVTLMQMNAGMDTGDILMQESLEITDEDTAGTLFDKLMELGGDMIVRAVPKIEKGELTPVPQDNDKATKVGKFTKEMGLIDWTRDAAYIDRLIRTMDPWPSAYTHMGDKTLKIWKARPVDKTSDAKAGEVFEVSKNTFMVATGKGSLEVHEVQLEGKKRMPAGDFMRGSHLEAGQLFN
- a CDS encoding zinc metallopeptidase, producing MGYYYFDWTYILVIAGALLSLLASWNVKSSYNRYARIANMRGLTGAEAARRILEANNVMNVQVQHVRGELTDHYDPRTQTVNLSDSVYNSTSVAALGVAAHECGHVMQHETGYVPLQIRTALVPAANIGSRFGIYIVILGLILAFEPLTTIGIWVFSLAVLFQIVTLPVEFDASRRALSMLEGYGMMGQEEVGGARKVLTAAALTYVAAAAASVMSLVRLLILRDNRRR
- the rsmB gene encoding 16S rRNA (cytosine(967)-C(5))-methyltransferase RsmB produces the protein MISEREIALDIIMETDKGDASHSLIRDVLGKYDYLEPRQKAFIKKLAQGSLERRITLDYITDSFASVKTAKQKPLIRSLLRMSVYQIFYMDQVPDSAAINEAVNLAGKRGFKNLKGFVNGVLRNISRQKDKITFPAPSKKDKKSQITSLSVTYSMPEFICDLFLKNYGYDQTEDILKAFLNPRPVTIRMDERLSKEEMKRLADSMIEESGDNFAIKQHELLPYAYELTHTDNIQYLPGYEEGNWMVQDVSSMLVSEVAGLKKGDVVIDVCSAPGGKALHAAAKLAALEKNAEPCDEKPHVYSRDLTGFKTRIIEENVDRMGLSDIVTVEVHDALEHDEAFENKADVLYCDLPCSGLGIIGRKADIKYGASQKSLKSLSCLQQKILENVWNYVKPGGIMMYSTCTINPYENEKMVDYICENLPFERVDITMSVPSALRNEESLSKGYLQLLPGVYDTDGFFLAKLRRV